TACACACATCTCTtcaatgatatttataatgcTTATAGCGAGATAGACCATCAAGGCAGCCAGGTGCAAGACCTACGTCGTACCATGGATCAACTAAGAGAAATTGCTGATATGCTCCAAGAATCCTGGGAAACGATTTCAAGAGATGCCCTTTGGCAGTTAAAAGAACTGCAAGAAAATCTTTTCAGTGTATGTCTGAAGTATAGTTTGGGGGGAGATACAGAAAAATCCTAACCAGAACAGATCCAGCAGTCGTCAAAAGAGATGGCGTCTGTCCAAAACAAGATGCAAGATTTGGCTATAGACAACTTCCAGCGACAATTAGATCTCACATGCTATTTAACTGACTCTGAGAAGAGTTCTAAAAATCTGCAAGTCGTAAGTTGGTGCCTGCTCAAACGTTGCCATTCTAACTTCACAGGAAATAGAAAGTGCTAAACTCAGCCTAGACAATCTGCGAGCCTCCCAGAGAGAGTTTGAGTTAGAAGTAGAATCTCACTTCGCTAGATTTGGAAAGGGGTTGGCTTGGTTTATGCAGTTATTTTCAATGGCCCGATACGTGGGCCTGAAAGTGATCTTTCTGTCACTTCTAATCTTCTGGATTTACAgtcaaagaaaaatatcGCACCTTATAATCTTTAGCTTTGCCTCCTTCCTCCTGGTCTttaaagaacaagaaatctcATTCATACCCCTGGTAGCAATATTCATAGCGATACTCACACTGATAAGATATGCTCCACATCAACCCACAATACCTTCTCCGCAATCGCCAATGCTAGAATTACTCTACTAAgatatattaataataaatagttaTTTCGTCacattaaaaataaaaagatgataataaaaaatgtaTGGGGACAACTCAAGACCTCTTAGCAGCCTTATCAGAAGAAGTGAGTCTGATAAGTCGAGATGCCTCGTCAAAGAGAGATCGTGAACTTCCATTTCTGTGCATGAAACTGAGACCAGTTGATGATGAGCTGCGACTTATATTACCAGACCCATTAGAGCTGTGATGACCAGTATGATTACCACTATGACTAGCACTATGACTTCCACTGTGGTGTCCGTGAGCCAGGGTATTCAGAGCGAGTGAGCTAGAAGAATGTGAGTTGACATGCGAGCTTCCCGCAGAGCCAATACCACGACGCAGCGAGTTTCCAGGAGTAGACGACAGGTGTGCTAAACTTGGCATTGTCAATGGAGGTGAGGTTGACGAAGGGCCATTACCAGGCTCATAATCAGGAGCCCACTCTCCATCGCTGGCATTACCATCTCTCACAGCAGTCGAATAACTCGGCACCTTGGACAGCAGATTAATATCGATATCAGGTGTCCTAGGGGTAAGAACAGGAGTGCCAACTCGTGACAAATGAGATATTTCGGGACTGAAATGCGAGCCATGACTGAAGTAATCACTAGGACCAAAATGAGGGGTGTTCGCACCAGATGGAGTTCGAGAATTATCACCGCTCTGACTGGCAGACGAGTGATTAGTACCCACACCAGGAGTCTGAGAACCACTGCTGGCTTGTTGCTGTAACTCCAAAGCACGAAGACCCGCTGCTAATTGAGAACGTTGAGCAGGATCTAATGCAGTCATCATAAGATGGTCATGATCCAAAGAGTTACGACGAGACCGTAATCTTGGAGTCGAAGCAACACTCCCTTCTGGACTCTCTAAACTAGGAGTAGGAATACCATTCCATAGTCTGTCATAAACATGATCTTCATAGTTAGGAGGAGCACCACCATCTAAACTGTTAAGAGCAGTACTACTAGCTTCACGACTACTGGCatttgaaaacaaaatttcCTCTTCGGGCTGTCTGGAACTGCCAGGAATCTGTAAAATGGTAGGATCAAGTGACGAAATAGGGACGTTGGGAGAGATGAAAAGATAAATAGGAAGAGATGCTCGCAGCTCAGACACATGCCCATCCGGGTTAACCAAGCATACAGCAAACTTAATTTTATGAGCAACCTTAATGTATTGGCCGACCACGCAGTCCTGAGTACATTTGGATAAACTCGTAGGCAGTTGAATCATCTCGTTAACTTCCCATGAATCTTGTCCTTCTAAACCACCTTCCGGTGCAGGAATCACTAACTCATGACGAATTTTTTCAGAACTACTAGTACTGCCACTTGGTGTAGCTAGAGTAACAAACTCGACAAGCTGAGCTTTAATGTTACCTAGTTTCAGTCCCTTGAGCATCGGAACAAGTGTGAAATTGACGGGGAAACTGGATCCCACTGCAACTGCCTTCGATGGGATCTCTATAGTATAATCGATCTTACTGGGCCAGGTGTTTGAAATAGACACAGTCTGCGATAACTCGAAGTTATCGGAACCGATAGTTCGCACAATTCTGATATGTTTTCTTGCCACGAGATTATTCTGGAATCGGCCTCTCTCAACCACTGCCACTAATCTATAAACCATCTGAGCTCCTTCTAACCCTTCAATTGATTCTGGAGTATCTCCTGGGATGACCATTTCGAACGGCAGTTCGTGGTTACCGGCAGACAGTGTTTTAGCGTTATTATTGCTAGGAGTATTAGTACCACCGCTACCAGGACCATGACTACCAATACCCGCACTTCCACTTCCGCTTCCGCTGCCTCCAGCactaccactagcaccaaAACTCGACGAAAGTGAAACACTCGAGCCGTTTCTAGACCTCGAAAGGCCACCACCGCCGTTTTCCAGATTATCCCACTCGTGATCAAACAGTACAGCCTCATATCTGACTGGTTTGCTGATAGTGCCTCTTCCCATCGCTCCATCGATCCAGTTCATCTTCAAAGTACCCGTAAGTCTAAGAGTGATCTTACGGATCGAAATAGAATCATTAATCGAAAACACCACTGATCCagacagcagcaccgaCGCTGCGTCCTCCGGAGACCCCCTGAGAACAATCACATTCCTCTCAGTGGACTTaattctgtttctgttagATCATGGGCCCACGAGCGAGACTGGTGTTGCCTCCGActgctggggctgcgccccagaccccccggctcctctcgcttcgctcgagtcgagcgtaTACGATtcctagcaatctcctgcgaagcaggagctacggggtctggggcgcagccccagccgccggaggcacagggCACCCCTCAGAAGGTCAAGTGAACTTACCGGATGTCGAACAGCGTGAGAAAGCTGCTTTGACTTCGCAGCAGAACCATGGTGACTATTAAGGTTTGACAGTGGTCAGCCTGGCGGAGTGTGCGATGGTCGCCAATAGGGGTTCAGACAGCTGGGTTTTCAGCTTGGCCGGCGTGAAGTGAATTTTGTGACCGGAGAAACCGAGAACTGGTGACTTTTTTATCAATTGCCGGACTTAGGTCTTATCGGGCGGGCTCGAGATCGGGCTGATGCAGTTCGTATAATATCTCCGAATATGCTAATAAGTGGGGGTCTATCTGGATAGCCGAGGATCTCAGTATGATGAGAAAGGAAATCTAAGCGGTCAGTTTACTGTGAGTCGAATGACTGCCAAGTCGTGATTGGCACTTGAATGCTGTGACTAGCACGCTAGGAGGTGACTCTAAAATGACTGTCC
The Sugiyamaella lignohabitans strain CBS 10342 chromosome A, complete sequence genome window above contains:
- the ROD1 gene encoding Rod1p (Alpha-arrestin family member; activation through a switch in its modification state relays glucose signaling to transporter endocytosis; contributes to desensitization of agonist-occupied Ste2p by Rsp5p-dependent internalization and to recovery from pheromone induced G1 arrest; interacts with ubiquitin ligase Rsp5p via its 2 PY motifs; protein abundance increases in response to DNA replication stress; ROD1 has a paralog, ROG3, that arose from the whole genome duplication; GO_component: GO:0016020 - membrane [Evidence IEA,IEA]; GO_component: GO:0005886 - plasma membrane [Evidence IDA] [PMID 8621680]; GO_function: GO:0031625 - ubiquitin protein ligase binding [Evidence IPI] [PMID 18976803]; GO_process: GO:0042493 - response to drug [Evidence IMP] [PMID 12163175]; GO_process: GO:0070086 - ubiquitin-dependent endocytosis [Evidence ISA] [PMID 18976803]); the encoded protein is MNWIDGAMGRGTISKPVRYEAVLFDHEWDNLENGGGGLSRSRNGSSVSLSSSFGASGSAGGSGSGSGSAGIGSHGPGSGGTNTPSNNNAKTLSAGNHELPFEMVIPGDTPESIEGLEGAQMVYRLVAVVERGRFQNNLVARKHIRIVRTIGSDNFELSQTVSISNTWPSKIDYTIEIPSKAVAVGSSFPVNFTLVPMLKGLKLGNIKAQLVEFVTLATPSGSTSSSEKIRHELVIPAPEGGLEGQDSWEVNEMIQLPTSLSKCTQDCVVGQYIKVAHKIKFAVCLVNPDGHVSELRASLPIYLFISPNVPISSLDPTILQIPGSSRQPEEEILFSNASSREASSTALNSLDGGAPPNYEDHVYDRLWNGIPTPSLESPEGSVASTPRLRSRRNSLDHDHLMMTALDPAQRSQLAAGLRALELQQQASSGSQTPGVGTNHSSASQSGDNSRTPSGANTPHFGPSDYFSHGSHFSPEISHLSRVGTPVLTPRTPDIDINLLSKVPSYSTAVRDGNASDGEWAPDYEPGNGPSSTSPPLTMPSLAHLSSTPGNSLRRGIGSAGSSHVNSHSSSSLALNTLAHGHHSGSHSASHSGNHTGHHSSNGSGNISRSSSSTGLSFMHRNGSSRSLFDEASRLIRLTSSDKAAKRS